A single window of Bradyrhizobium daqingense DNA harbors:
- a CDS encoding branched-chain amino acid ABC transporter permease, translating to MMILSGDPPRSRVLTLVLVLIILALAATPFLFPGAKALNVAAKICVFAALVASYDLLLGYTGSVSFAHTMFYGIGSYAIAIALYGMGPNWAAVATGIVIGLPLAALLALAIGLFSLRVAAIFFAMITLAVASAFQVLASQLSWLTGGEDGRSFQLPELLRPGTVLISKNLFGFEINGRILTFYLVLAISALMILALLRVVNSPFGRVLQAVRENRFRAEALGFRTVFHLTFANCLAALVAASAGILNALWLRYAGPDTSLSFSIMLDILLMVVIGGMGTIYGAIIGATIFILAQNYLQSLMGVASTAASDAGLPLLPGLLHPDRWLLWLGLLFIASVYFFPTGVVGRLRKAGGDKSAGAAH from the coding sequence ATGATGATCCTCTCAGGCGATCCGCCGCGCAGCCGCGTCCTGACGCTCGTTCTCGTCCTCATCATCCTGGCGCTGGCGGCAACCCCGTTCCTGTTTCCGGGCGCCAAGGCGCTGAACGTCGCGGCCAAGATCTGCGTCTTCGCCGCCTTGGTCGCGTCCTACGATTTGCTGCTCGGCTACACCGGCTCGGTGTCGTTCGCCCACACCATGTTCTACGGCATCGGCAGCTACGCCATCGCGATCGCGCTGTACGGGATGGGCCCGAACTGGGCCGCGGTCGCCACCGGCATCGTCATCGGCCTGCCGCTCGCAGCGCTGCTGGCGCTCGCCATCGGGCTGTTCTCGTTGCGGGTCGCAGCGATCTTCTTTGCCATGATCACGCTCGCGGTCGCCTCGGCCTTCCAGGTGCTGGCCTCGCAACTGTCCTGGCTGACCGGCGGCGAGGACGGACGCAGCTTCCAGCTGCCCGAGCTGCTGCGGCCCGGGACCGTGCTGATCTCCAAGAATCTGTTCGGCTTCGAGATCAACGGCCGCATCCTGACCTTCTACCTGGTGCTCGCCATCTCGGCGCTGATGATCCTGGCTCTGCTACGGGTGGTGAACTCGCCGTTCGGGCGCGTGCTGCAGGCGGTCCGCGAGAATCGCTTTCGCGCCGAGGCGCTCGGCTTCCGCACCGTGTTCCACCTGACCTTCGCCAACTGCCTCGCCGCATTGGTCGCCGCGAGCGCCGGCATCCTGAACGCGCTTTGGCTACGCTATGCCGGGCCCGATACCTCGCTCAGCTTCTCGATCATGCTGGACATCCTGCTGATGGTGGTGATCGGCGGCATGGGCACCATCTACGGCGCGATCATCGGCGCCACTATCTTCATCCTCGCCCAGAATTATCTGCAGTCGCTGATGGGCGTGGCTTCCACGGCGGCGTCGGACGCCGGGCTGCCGCTGCTGCCGGGGCTGCTGCATCCCGACCGCTGGCTGCTGTGGCTCGGGCTGCTGTTCATCGCCAGCGTCTATTTCTTCCCCACCGGCGTGGTCGGACGGCTGCGCAAGGCCGGCGGCGACAAGAGCGCGGGCGCCGCGCATTAA
- a CDS encoding bifunctional diguanylate cyclase/phosphodiesterase: protein MRQVFAGIAAGMSIAVNNGWRAAMRRGPVLWLTLCGVLLVAGIFAVTAMAVGEFRERTLVNRERELENTVQLIARHFDQQFQDSDVVAADVIGQMNLPDVASPAMFRERMSTPATNQMLRSKISSVSYLGDIAIYDAEGELINWSRAQPLPKINVSSRAYFQSFKTNLTSEPVILESVRSFIIGKWTTVVARRLNGPDGTFLGAMVRRIDPDSYQQYFASVALAEGTAISLFDREGKLLARYPHVEEMIGRSFKDAPLMRRVLAKGGQHTLRVRSPVDGEERLGSAASLTHFPLVIVATNLTSAALADWRQQTGFMVATAGFSAAVIALILYLIIRQINRQNREAQERIEAERQRLDTALNNMSQGLILYDASGTIVTCNRRYADMFGLSHDVIKPGCHIREAMYHRKERGAFDGNVEEFCADVMRVVAEGTVSTRIHQLANGRAFQVINTPLAQGGWVATIEDITERRSLEQERDRNHTFLREIIDHIPSRITVKDARTRRYLLANRVAEEQLDDSAGTIVGKTAFDLYPADDAGVVTRDDDRLLQSPDGLFLDEHIWNTPNIGRRYITSRRIGIRDKSGEPRYIINVVEDVTEQRRADEKIEHMAHYDALTDLPNRTLFREQIERELAHVADGCQFALLYIDVDEFKGINDSLGHHVGDELLKAIATRLRGCLTPGDLIARLGGDEFAVIQTGISSPADVVAFVTRIYEAIRQPYHCLGHQLSTDASIGIALAPQDGADLDQLIKNADLAMYGAKAGGRRTHRFFEPAMDASAKARLTMEQDLRQALVNGGFEIHYQPLVDLRSGEVSGCEALLRWRHPERGMVSPAEFIPVAEDTGLINELGDWVLRTACNEAATWPAHVRVAVNVSPVQLKCDTLALRIAGALAASGLDPRRLELEITEAVLIRDDEAALSILHQLRAIGVRIALDDFGTGYSSLSYLKRFPFDKIKIDRCFVADIAETSGAPVIVQAVVNIAAASNMTTVAEGVETEAQREMLRTLGCTEMQGYLFSAPKPAAEVRKLFGPDDAAPVAAVA, encoded by the coding sequence ATGCGCCAGGTCTTTGCAGGGATCGCAGCCGGAATGTCCATAGCCGTGAACAACGGCTGGAGGGCAGCGATGCGGCGTGGTCCGGTCCTGTGGCTGACCTTGTGCGGCGTGCTGCTGGTCGCGGGCATCTTTGCCGTGACGGCCATGGCCGTCGGCGAGTTTCGCGAGCGGACCCTGGTGAACCGCGAGCGCGAGCTCGAAAACACCGTGCAGCTGATCGCGCGGCACTTCGATCAGCAATTCCAGGATTCCGATGTCGTCGCCGCCGATGTGATCGGGCAGATGAACCTGCCCGACGTCGCCTCGCCCGCGATGTTCCGCGAGCGCATGTCCACACCTGCGACGAACCAGATGCTGCGCAGCAAGATCAGCTCGGTGTCCTATCTCGGCGACATCGCGATCTACGATGCCGAGGGCGAGCTGATCAACTGGTCGCGCGCCCAGCCGCTGCCCAAGATCAACGTCTCCTCGCGCGCCTATTTCCAGTCGTTCAAAACCAATCTGACGTCCGAGCCGGTCATCCTGGAATCGGTCCGCAGCTTCATCATCGGCAAATGGACCACGGTGGTCGCGCGGCGTCTGAACGGTCCCGACGGCACCTTTCTCGGTGCGATGGTCCGGCGGATCGATCCGGACAGCTACCAGCAGTATTTCGCATCCGTCGCGCTCGCGGAAGGCACGGCGATCTCGCTGTTCGATCGCGAGGGCAAGTTGCTGGCGCGCTATCCGCACGTCGAAGAGATGATCGGACGGAGCTTCAAGGATGCGCCGCTGATGCGGAGGGTGCTGGCCAAGGGCGGTCAGCACACGCTGCGCGTCAGGAGCCCTGTCGACGGCGAGGAGCGGCTCGGCTCGGCGGCGTCGCTGACGCATTTCCCGCTGGTCATCGTCGCCACCAACCTCACCAGCGCCGCGCTGGCCGACTGGCGGCAGCAGACCGGCTTCATGGTGGCGACGGCGGGCTTCTCGGCCGCGGTCATCGCGCTGATCCTCTATCTGATCATACGCCAGATCAACCGGCAGAACCGCGAGGCCCAGGAGCGGATCGAGGCGGAGCGGCAGCGGCTCGACACCGCCCTCAACAACATGTCGCAAGGGCTGATCCTGTACGACGCCAGCGGCACCATCGTCACCTGCAACCGCCGCTATGCGGACATGTTCGGCCTGTCCCACGACGTCATCAAGCCCGGCTGCCACATCCGCGAGGCGATGTACCATCGCAAGGAGCGTGGTGCGTTCGACGGCAATGTCGAGGAATTTTGCGCCGACGTGATGAGAGTCGTCGCCGAAGGTACCGTCTCCACGAGAATTCATCAGCTGGCCAACGGCCGCGCCTTCCAGGTCATCAATACGCCGCTCGCGCAGGGCGGATGGGTCGCCACCATCGAAGACATCACCGAGCGCCGCAGCCTGGAGCAGGAGCGCGACCGCAACCACACCTTCCTGCGCGAGATCATCGATCACATTCCCTCGCGGATCACCGTGAAGGACGCCCGGACGCGCCGGTACCTCCTCGCCAACCGCGTGGCCGAGGAACAGCTCGACGACTCCGCTGGGACCATCGTCGGCAAGACCGCGTTCGACCTCTACCCGGCGGACGACGCTGGCGTCGTCACCCGGGACGACGACAGGCTGCTGCAATCGCCGGACGGGCTGTTCCTGGACGAGCATATCTGGAACACGCCGAATATCGGACGGCGCTACATCACCTCGCGCAGGATCGGCATCCGCGACAAGTCCGGCGAGCCGCGCTACATCATCAACGTCGTCGAGGACGTCACCGAGCAGCGACGGGCCGACGAGAAGATCGAGCACATGGCGCATTACGATGCGCTGACCGACCTGCCGAACCGCACGCTGTTCCGCGAGCAGATTGAGCGCGAGCTGGCGCATGTCGCCGACGGCTGCCAGTTCGCACTGCTCTACATCGACGTCGACGAATTCAAGGGCATCAACGACTCGCTCGGCCATCACGTCGGCGACGAGCTGCTCAAGGCGATCGCGACTCGTCTGCGTGGCTGCCTGACGCCGGGCGACCTGATCGCGCGGCTCGGCGGCGACGAGTTCGCGGTCATCCAGACCGGAATCTCCTCCCCCGCCGACGTCGTGGCGTTCGTGACGCGGATCTATGAGGCGATCCGGCAGCCCTATCATTGCCTCGGGCACCAGCTCTCCACCGACGCGAGCATCGGGATCGCGCTGGCGCCGCAGGACGGCGCCGATCTCGACCAGCTCATCAAGAATGCCGACCTCGCGATGTACGGCGCCAAGGCCGGAGGACGCCGCACCCACCGCTTCTTCGAGCCCGCGATGGATGCGAGCGCCAAGGCGCGCCTGACCATGGAGCAGGATCTGCGCCAGGCCCTTGTGAACGGCGGCTTCGAGATTCACTACCAGCCGCTGGTGGATTTGCGCTCCGGCGAGGTCTCAGGCTGCGAGGCGCTGCTGCGCTGGCGCCATCCCGAACGCGGCATGGTGTCGCCGGCGGAATTCATTCCGGTCGCCGAGGACACCGGCCTGATCAACGAGCTCGGCGACTGGGTGCTGCGGACGGCCTGCAACGAGGCCGCGACTTGGCCCGCGCATGTCCGCGTCGCGGTCAACGTCTCGCCGGTGCAGCTCAAATGCGACACGCTGGCCTTGCGGATCGCCGGCGCGCTCGCGGCCTCCGGGCTCGACCCGCGCCGACTCGAGCTCGAGATCACCGAGGCCGTGCTGATCCGCGACGACGAGGCCGCACTCTCGATCCTGCACCAGCTCCGCGCCATCGGCGTGCGCATCGCGCTCGACGATTTCGGCACCGGCTATTCCTCGCTCAGCTATCTCAAGCGCTTCCCGTTCGACAAGATCAAGATCGACCGCTGCTTCGTTGCCGACATCGCGGAAACCAGCGGCGCGCCCGTCATCGTGCAAGCCGTGGTGAACATCGCCGCCGCCAGCAACATGACGACGGTCGCCGAGGGCGTCGAGACCGAAGCACAGCGCGAGATGCTGCGCACCCTGGGCTGCACCGAGATGCAGGGTTATCTGTTCAGCGCGCCGAAGCCGGCCGCCGAGGTGCGAAAGCTGTTCGGCCCGGATGATGCCGCGCCGGTGGCGGCGGTGGCGTGA
- a CDS encoding sensor domain-containing diguanylate cyclase encodes MAKSRTTSTKTIDVADSYAVRLMQHLVVPTFVIDPRRRVVIWNRACERLTGVAASEVIGTAKHWQAFYETRRPCLADLVALDRPEQLPEFYSEYAARGHNGLGFSAENWCVMPKLGSQLYLAIDAGPIHDEAGNLIAVVETLRDLTDQKRAEMALKELATKDGLTGLSNRRAFDQMLMSEWARAQRTQKPLALLFVDVDHFKLFNDRHGHQSGDECLRAVAAAVSRHAIRPLDLAGRYGGEEFALILPDMDCDSACAVAEEIRCAVMALQIAHGAMGAGDHVTLSVGVASQIPTGADGGPDRLLRAADEALYVAKRLGRNRVICAERVLAEFAALGREAAQVPAPVSRKTA; translated from the coding sequence ATGGCGAAATCGCGCACGACCTCCACCAAGACCATCGACGTCGCGGATTCCTACGCGGTGCGGCTGATGCAGCATTTGGTGGTGCCGACCTTCGTGATCGACCCCAGGCGCCGCGTCGTGATCTGGAACAGGGCCTGCGAACGCCTGACCGGCGTCGCCGCCTCGGAGGTGATCGGCACCGCCAAGCACTGGCAGGCCTTCTACGAGACCCGGCGCCCGTGCCTCGCCGACCTCGTCGCGCTCGACCGTCCAGAGCAGTTGCCGGAATTCTATTCGGAATATGCCGCGCGCGGTCACAACGGCCTCGGCTTCTCCGCGGAGAACTGGTGCGTGATGCCGAAGCTCGGCAGCCAGCTCTATCTCGCCATCGACGCCGGCCCGATCCACGACGAGGCCGGCAATCTGATCGCCGTGGTGGAGACGCTGCGCGATCTCACCGACCAGAAGCGCGCCGAGATGGCGCTGAAGGAGCTCGCCACCAAGGACGGGCTCACCGGCCTGTCGAACCGCCGCGCCTTCGACCAGATGCTGATGAGCGAATGGGCGCGCGCCCAGCGCACGCAGAAGCCGCTGGCGCTGCTGTTCGTCGACGTCGACCATTTCAAGCTGTTCAACGACCGTCACGGCCATCAGAGCGGCGACGAATGCCTGCGCGCGGTCGCCGCCGCCGTGAGCCGGCATGCCATACGCCCGCTCGACCTTGCCGGCCGCTACGGCGGCGAGGAGTTCGCGCTGATCCTGCCGGACATGGATTGCGACTCCGCCTGCGCCGTCGCCGAGGAGATCCGCTGCGCCGTCATGGCTCTGCAGATCGCCCACGGTGCCATGGGTGCCGGCGACCACGTCACCCTCAGCGTCGGCGTCGCCAGCCAAATCCCCACCGGCGCCGATGGCGGCCCCGACCGACTGTTGAGGGCGGCCGACGAGGCGCTCTATGTGGCCAAGCGGCTCGGCCGCAACCGCGTCATCTGCGCCGAGCGGGTTCTCGCCGAATTCGCCGCCCTCGGCCGGGAAGCGGCACAGGTTCCGGCCCCGGTCAGCCGCAAGACGGCTTGA
- a CDS encoding IS5-like element ISBj5_B family transposase has product MRPKKHKTTGSNDLFRARLDQIINMKHELVLLAGKVDWDWIDGEIAPLYSENGRPGIETRFMIGLLLLKHIYGLSDEEVCERWVHDPYFQFFTGEEFFQHTFPHERSDLSHWRKRLGDKLELLLAESLRVAHEAGALRSQDLKRVTVDTTVQPKAITFPTDAKLLHAAIKGLNRLAIRHGVRLRQSYARIAKAAAMMAGRYAHAKQFRRHQRQLRILRSRLGRIIRDIRRKIEGQPALEQAFALPLGRATQIRSQQQRQRGWKLYSFHAPEVECIGKGKASAPYEFGVKASIVTNNRRAPGGLFVLHASALPDNPYDGHTLRDVIDRTETLTGCPIERAYVDKGYRGHDAQNPRRVFISGQKRGVFGVIKRELRRRSAIEPIIGHLKAEGHLGRCYLKGRAGDAANVVLSAVGHNFRRILAWLRYLLCLFLAQLWRTLARPASINPAS; this is encoded by the coding sequence ATGCGGCCGAAGAAGCACAAGACGACGGGATCGAACGATCTGTTCCGGGCTCGGCTCGACCAGATCATCAATATGAAGCACGAGCTGGTTCTGCTCGCCGGCAAGGTCGATTGGGACTGGATCGACGGCGAGATCGCGCCGCTCTACAGCGAGAACGGCAGGCCCGGGATCGAGACGCGCTTCATGATCGGTCTGCTGTTGCTCAAGCACATTTACGGGCTGTCCGATGAGGAGGTGTGCGAGCGCTGGGTCCATGACCCATACTTCCAGTTCTTCACCGGGGAAGAGTTCTTTCAGCACACGTTCCCGCACGAGCGCTCGGACCTGAGCCATTGGCGCAAGCGGCTTGGCGACAAGCTGGAGTTGCTGCTGGCCGAGAGCTTGCGGGTAGCGCACGAGGCCGGTGCATTACGCAGCCAGGACCTCAAGCGGGTTACGGTCGACACCACGGTGCAGCCGAAGGCCATCACCTTTCCGACCGATGCCAAGCTGCTGCATGCGGCCATCAAGGGGCTCAACCGCCTGGCGATCAGGCACGGCGTCAGGCTGCGGCAATCCTATGCTCGCATCGCCAAGGCCGCCGCGATGATGGCCGGCCGCTACGCCCATGCCAAACAGTTCAGGCGGCATCAGCGGCAGTTGCGTATCCTGCGTAGCCGGCTGGGCCGGATCATCCGCGACATCCGCCGCAAGATCGAAGGCCAGCCAGCACTGGAGCAGGCGTTCGCCCTCCCGCTCGGCCGGGCCACGCAGATCCGCTCGCAGCAGCAGCGCCAGCGCGGCTGGAAGCTCTATTCCTTCCATGCCCCGGAAGTGGAGTGCATCGGCAAGGGCAAGGCCAGCGCGCCTTACGAGTTCGGCGTGAAGGCCTCCATCGTCACCAACAACCGCCGGGCTCCCGGTGGCCTGTTCGTGCTGCACGCCAGCGCACTGCCCGACAACCCCTACGACGGTCACACCTTGCGGGACGTCATTGACCGCACCGAGACACTCACCGGCTGTCCGATCGAGCGGGCCTATGTCGACAAGGGATACCGCGGCCACGACGCACAAAATCCCCGTCGCGTCTTCATCTCCGGCCAGAAGCGCGGCGTTTTCGGTGTCATCAAGCGCGAGCTGCGCCGCCGCTCCGCCATCGAGCCCATCATCGGACACCTGAAGGCGGAAGGCCACCTCGGGCGCTGCTACCTCAAAGGCCGCGCCGGCGATGCCGCCAACGTCGTCCTCTCAGCCGTCGGACACAACTTCCGCCGCATCCTCGCCTGGCTGAGATATCTCTTGTGCCTGTTCCTGGCCCAGCTATGGCGCACGCTCGCCCGGCCAGCCTCGATCAATCCGGCTTCTTAA
- a CDS encoding TIGR02391 family protein has protein sequence MPKPFNQSFNSREQLERATPEQVGVALVLHMQVDGRRFSPHNFQSEINHFFGSPGSPPWLMQRVSEGMMWAQQMLLAVPDLSQPHAVWYVLSRAGVEFEPTADLERLQLERLLPEFLLHPDVRDASAEIFKIGRYDAAVFEAFKLVETEIREAAGLPAEAHGMPMVAKAFNTENGPLTLASDPAGERQGLQQFMAGAVSVFKNPRSHRNVDLSDPKEAAEMLIIASHLLRIVKSRRSPSLQSGPRPHQPRCERSEFDGQADCE, from the coding sequence GTGCCGAAGCCTTTCAATCAGTCATTCAATTCGCGTGAGCAGCTAGAGCGGGCAACTCCCGAGCAGGTAGGTGTCGCGCTGGTACTTCATATGCAGGTGGATGGTCGGCGGTTCTCCCCGCACAACTTCCAATCCGAGATCAACCACTTCTTCGGTAGTCCTGGATCACCGCCGTGGCTGATGCAGAGAGTTTCGGAAGGAATGATGTGGGCTCAGCAGATGCTCCTCGCGGTGCCAGACCTGAGCCAGCCTCACGCGGTATGGTACGTGTTGAGCCGAGCGGGCGTTGAGTTCGAGCCAACGGCCGATCTCGAAAGACTTCAGCTTGAACGGCTTCTACCTGAGTTTCTGTTGCACCCTGACGTGCGAGATGCATCAGCGGAGATATTCAAGATAGGTCGATACGACGCCGCCGTGTTCGAAGCGTTCAAGCTCGTTGAGACCGAAATCCGAGAAGCCGCGGGGTTGCCAGCGGAAGCGCATGGCATGCCGATGGTTGCCAAGGCGTTCAATACGGAAAACGGACCGTTGACGCTCGCTTCCGACCCGGCTGGCGAACGTCAGGGATTACAACAATTCATGGCTGGCGCGGTGAGCGTCTTCAAGAACCCGCGGAGCCATCGGAACGTTGATCTGTCGGATCCCAAGGAGGCAGCCGAGATGCTGATTATAGCCAGTCATCTCCTCCGTATTGTGAAGAGTCGAAGGTCCCCGAGCCTGCAGTCAGGCCCCCGTCCTCATCAACCAAGGTGTGAACGATCTGAATTTGATGGACAAGCAGACTGTGAATAG
- a CDS encoding type I restriction enzyme HsdR N-terminal domain-containing protein yields the protein MAKLSTKVATRITTQLKRYQSVLSGLLKRDVSEADTVTVINDMLSDICGYDKYLHVTSQYAIRGTYVDLAVKFDDEIRFIIEVKAIGIDLKDAHVKQAIDYAANEGIEWVVLTNGAHWRIYKVHFGQPIEKILVCELDAIEASAKSPEALECFGNLSREGFSKGTMAEFLLHKQVTNKFTVAAVLQTDFILEVLRREIRRMSSGVKVEVDYLKTLLREEVIKRDLVDSDEAKAALQNIKRLQRAATRKKAAPKAADEEAPIVAPVEDASASTPRAVAIP from the coding sequence ATGGCAAAACTCTCAACAAAAGTCGCTACTCGGATCACCACCCAGCTTAAAAGGTACCAGAGCGTACTGTCAGGGTTGCTGAAGCGCGACGTCAGCGAGGCTGATACGGTCACTGTCATCAACGATATGCTTTCCGACATTTGCGGCTATGACAAATATCTGCATGTCACTAGCCAGTACGCGATCCGCGGTACCTATGTTGATCTTGCCGTGAAGTTTGATGACGAGATCAGATTCATCATCGAGGTTAAAGCCATCGGGATCGACCTCAAGGATGCCCACGTAAAGCAAGCCATCGATTATGCTGCCAATGAGGGTATCGAGTGGGTAGTGCTGACGAATGGTGCCCACTGGCGGATCTACAAGGTGCACTTCGGCCAACCAATCGAGAAAATCCTCGTTTGTGAGTTGGATGCCATTGAGGCGAGCGCGAAGAGTCCCGAGGCCCTAGAGTGTTTTGGAAACTTGAGCCGCGAAGGCTTCTCGAAGGGCACGATGGCGGAGTTCTTGCTGCACAAGCAGGTCACGAACAAGTTTACTGTCGCAGCCGTTCTGCAGACCGACTTTATCCTAGAGGTTCTACGCCGCGAGATTCGTCGCATGAGTTCCGGCGTGAAGGTGGAAGTCGACTATCTGAAGACCTTGTTGCGTGAGGAAGTCATCAAGCGCGATTTGGTCGATAGCGATGAAGCAAAGGCGGCTCTCCAGAACATTAAGCGATTGCAGCGGGCCGCGACCCGGAAGAAGGCTGCACCGAAAGCTGCCGATGAAGAAGCGCCGATAGTCGCCCCGGTTGAGGATGCTTCAGCGTCCACGCCGCGAGCGGTCGCCATTCCTTAA
- a CDS encoding SOS response-associated peptidase, translated as MCNLYSITTNQAAISALFRVVNQYVGNLAPMPGVFPDYKAPIVRTGTGGRELALARWGMPSSSKALMDATKKRAEKLQVKGKTVDFKELLRMEPDSGTTNIRNVKSKHWARWLGVENRCVVPFNSFSEFNKVEGGDIWFALDDSRPLLCFAGLWTNWTSVRKVKEGETTNDLFAFLTAEANAEVGAIHPKAMPVILTTPEEVETWMNAPAEEALKLQRPLPDGTLQIVARGVKEDPAKGMDHPRTG; from the coding sequence ATGTGCAATCTCTATTCGATCACCACGAACCAAGCCGCGATCAGCGCGCTGTTTCGCGTGGTCAATCAATACGTCGGCAACTTGGCCCCAATGCCGGGCGTTTTCCCTGACTACAAGGCGCCGATCGTCCGCACGGGCACCGGCGGCCGAGAGCTTGCGCTTGCTCGATGGGGAATGCCCTCCTCATCGAAGGCACTGATGGATGCAACGAAGAAGCGCGCCGAGAAACTGCAAGTTAAGGGCAAGACAGTCGATTTTAAGGAGTTGCTCCGGATGGAGCCAGATTCCGGAACCACCAACATCCGGAACGTAAAATCGAAGCATTGGGCCCGCTGGCTCGGTGTCGAGAACCGCTGCGTGGTTCCGTTCAACTCTTTCAGCGAGTTCAACAAGGTCGAGGGCGGCGACATCTGGTTCGCGCTCGACGACAGCCGCCCGCTTCTGTGCTTTGCCGGCCTTTGGACCAACTGGACCTCGGTCCGGAAGGTCAAGGAAGGCGAGACCACCAACGATCTGTTCGCGTTCCTGACGGCAGAAGCCAACGCCGAAGTCGGGGCCATCCATCCGAAGGCAATGCCTGTCATCCTAACCACCCCCGAGGAGGTAGAGACGTGGATGAATGCTCCCGCTGAGGAAGCGCTGAAACTGCAGCGTCCGCTCCCCGACGGGACGCTGCAGATCGTCGCTCGCGGAGTAAAGGAAGACCCCGCCAAAGGAATGGATCACCCGAGAACTGGGTGA
- a CDS encoding DUF3606 domain-containing protein produces the protein MAKKAKKQSARGRKQDRARVAGGQDYEVQYEAKKTRKSASAVKKAVKKVGSSRKKVERRLSSR, from the coding sequence ATGGCGAAGAAAGCAAAGAAGCAGTCGGCTCGCGGACGCAAGCAGGATAGGGCCCGCGTGGCTGGCGGGCAGGACTATGAGGTACAATACGAAGCGAAGAAAACCCGCAAATCAGCGTCCGCCGTGAAGAAGGCAGTGAAAAAGGTCGGCAGTAGCCGCAAAAAGGTAGAGCGCCGGTTGAGCTCGAGATAG
- the ligD gene encoding non-homologous end-joining DNA ligase, translating into MALQRQKRQAIGIKAPFPGFIEPVLAEHVDRVPRGERWIHEVKFDGYRAQLHIANHDVKIYTRNGLDWTDRFRKVAHDADLINASSAIIDGEIVVPGEGGKTDFAMLQNSLTGKADNLVMVAFDLLYLDGRDLRKLPLLTRKTALKALIAKSPIQYSEHFDMDGAELFRRVCAGELEGVVSKIASSPYGGVRGSYWVKKTCAHRETLTIAGFKIKDHRFDGIYVGREHGGKLLYAGKVEHGFEPAAVKELQQRLNKLVRKTQPFAKRIPNRGVWVEPRLNAEVEYRAKSANGHLRHPTFKGLREDL; encoded by the coding sequence GTGGCGTTGCAGCGTCAGAAGCGCCAGGCGATCGGGATCAAGGCGCCCTTCCCAGGCTTCATCGAGCCCGTACTCGCCGAGCACGTTGATCGCGTCCCCCGCGGCGAGAGATGGATCCATGAGGTAAAGTTCGACGGCTACCGCGCCCAGCTCCACATCGCCAACCATGACGTCAAAATCTACACCCGCAACGGCCTCGACTGGACCGACCGCTTCCGCAAGGTGGCGCACGACGCCGACCTAATCAATGCGAGTTCAGCCATCATCGACGGCGAAATCGTGGTGCCGGGCGAAGGCGGCAAGACTGACTTCGCGATGCTGCAGAACAGCCTGACAGGCAAGGCCGACAACCTGGTTATGGTGGCCTTTGACTTGCTCTATCTCGATGGTCGCGACCTGCGGAAGTTGCCGCTGCTCACGCGCAAGACCGCATTGAAGGCGCTGATTGCCAAATCCCCAATCCAATACAGCGAGCATTTCGACATGGACGGCGCCGAGCTCTTTCGCCGGGTCTGCGCCGGCGAGCTCGAGGGCGTGGTCTCCAAGATCGCCAGCTCGCCCTATGGCGGCGTGCGCGGCAGTTACTGGGTCAAAAAAACCTGCGCACACCGCGAGACGCTGACCATCGCCGGCTTCAAGATCAAGGACCACCGCTTCGACGGCATCTATGTCGGCCGGGAGCACGGCGGCAAGCTGCTCTATGCAGGCAAAGTCGAGCACGGCTTCGAGCCCGCGGCCGTGAAGGAGCTGCAGCAGCGGCTGAACAAGCTAGTACGCAAGACCCAGCCCTTCGCCAAGCGTATCCCCAACCGCGGCGTCTGGGTGGAGCCCCGCCTCAATGCCGAGGTCGAGTACCGCGCCAAGTCTGCGAATGGCCATCTGCGGCACCCGACTTTCAAGGGGCTGAGGGAGGATCTGTGA
- a CDS encoding helix-turn-helix domain-containing protein: MISIEQIRAARGLLGWSQTDLAEAAGRSLPTIKRLERESDDGSAVSEDVRDAVRAALEKAGVEFIPENGGGAGVRMRKRKR; the protein is encoded by the coding sequence ATGATTTCGATCGAACAGATAAGAGCCGCGCGAGGACTACTGGGTTGGTCTCAGACCGATCTCGCGGAAGCCGCAGGAAGATCGTTGCCTACCATCAAGCGCCTAGAACGTGAGAGCGATGACGGCTCGGCCGTGTCCGAAGATGTGCGGGATGCAGTCCGTGCTGCGCTCGAGAAAGCCGGCGTCGAGTTCATCCCCGAGAACGGAGGCGGCGCCGGTGTGAGGATGAGGAAGCGGAAGCGTTGA